Proteins encoded by one window of Salmonirosea aquatica:
- a CDS encoding type II toxin-antitoxin system HicA family toxin, which translates to MKCSQLYRILTRGGWYPISQKGSHVKMKHDSKPGILIFPNHGSQEVGTGLEKKILKDAGINN; encoded by the coding sequence ATGAAGTGTTCCCAACTCTATCGAATTTTGACCAGGGGTGGGTGGTACCCTATTTCACAGAAGGGTTCACACGTTAAAATGAAGCACGACAGCAAGCCGGGAATACTGATTTTTCCAAACCATGGGAGCCAGGAAGTAGGTACAGGATTGGAGAAGAAGATCCTCAAAGACGCAGGCATAAATAACTGA
- a CDS encoding helix-turn-helix domain-containing protein codes for MKASKKKIKIIVERTDTGFSGFAEDYPVFTTGRTVPELTDNALEAAKLYFEEEGIALNHDNLKFEIDFKQFFQHYKVINAKFLAEKIGMNPTLLSQYVQGHKKPSDKQTEKILGGIHQIGQELAEISLIYRG; via the coding sequence ATGAAAGCAAGTAAAAAAAAGATTAAGATCATCGTGGAGAGAACCGATACGGGATTTTCTGGCTTTGCCGAGGATTATCCGGTTTTCACCACCGGGCGAACCGTACCTGAACTCACGGACAACGCGCTGGAAGCCGCCAAGCTTTATTTTGAGGAAGAAGGCATTGCTTTGAACCACGATAACTTGAAATTCGAGATAGACTTCAAGCAGTTCTTTCAACATTATAAAGTGATAAACGCGAAATTCCTGGCCGAAAAGATTGGGATGAATCCCACCTTGCTATCCCAGTACGTGCAAGGACATAAAAAGCCTTCGGACAAGCAAACCGAAAAAATACTGGGTGGGATTCATCAGATTGGGCAGGAGCTGGCCGAAATTAGTTTGATTTATCGAGGGTGA
- a CDS encoding nuclease A inhibitor family protein, whose protein sequence is MKETPPLAAVPLSEKIAPLLEDLLYPSESDEPLQFLSAPWDGSKDITPQEFVDLFDLEAADAVKEKEPERFWSPVTEDQEWYEAEEKERTARFVALRKILEENLEHIQYFEVGEIEVGLYLIGQSAQNIMGIQTMAVRT, encoded by the coding sequence ATGAAGGAAACGCCACCGCTGGCCGCCGTGCCGCTCAGCGAAAAAATTGCCCCTTTACTGGAAGATCTGCTTTATCCCAGCGAATCGGACGAGCCCTTGCAGTTTTTATCCGCGCCCTGGGATGGCAGTAAGGACATTACCCCGCAAGAGTTTGTGGATCTTTTTGATTTGGAAGCCGCCGACGCAGTGAAAGAAAAAGAGCCGGAGCGTTTCTGGTCGCCTGTTACTGAGGATCAGGAATGGTACGAGGCCGAAGAAAAGGAGCGGACTGCGCGGTTCGTAGCCCTGAGAAAAATTTTGGAAGAAAATCTGGAACACATACAGTACTTTGAAGTGGGAGAAATAGAGGTCGGGCTGTACCTAATCGGCCAGTCGGCTCAAAACATCATGGGAATACAAACGATGGCTGTCCGTACATGA
- a CDS encoding DNA/RNA non-specific endonuclease has translation MRNQSILTCLLAALLLAGCAKRTLIPQSAESIHTSLGNPTAARRDTTDADNYLILKKQYALSYNRSLGHANWVSWESDAEWLGEADRRDDFRPDPDLPTGWYRVRPDDYTNSGFDRGHLCPSASRTASDADNSSTFVMTNMIPQAPPLNHEAWAQLEAYCRTLAGQGYRLFIVAGSYGVGGKGSKGYATTLNGRVSVPAHNYKVIVAVANLGDVGQIDRNTPVIAVDFPNDADLVDNKSWNNFVTTPGEIERSAGVTFFNYLSDEVRSELRRVRFDPTNTPLGMSNEDPKSPR, from the coding sequence ATGAGAAACCAAAGCATCCTTACCTGTCTGCTGGCGGCCCTGCTGCTGGCAGGCTGCGCGAAGCGGACATTGATTCCGCAGTCGGCCGAAAGTATTCATACCAGCCTGGGGAATCCTACGGCGGCCCGGCGGGACACCACCGACGCGGACAATTACCTCATTCTGAAAAAACAGTACGCCCTGAGCTACAACCGCAGCCTGGGGCATGCCAACTGGGTAAGTTGGGAATCGGACGCCGAATGGCTGGGCGAGGCCGATCGCCGCGACGACTTCCGCCCCGACCCCGACCTGCCGACGGGCTGGTACCGGGTACGTCCCGACGACTACACCAACTCCGGCTTCGACCGGGGGCACCTCTGTCCGTCGGCCTCCCGCACGGCGTCAGACGCGGACAATTCCTCGACTTTCGTGATGACGAACATGATTCCTCAGGCCCCGCCGCTTAACCACGAAGCCTGGGCTCAACTCGAGGCTTACTGCCGTACGTTGGCGGGGCAAGGGTACCGCCTGTTTATCGTGGCGGGGTCCTACGGTGTGGGTGGGAAAGGAAGCAAAGGCTACGCTACCACGCTGAACGGGCGCGTTAGCGTGCCGGCGCATAACTATAAGGTGATCGTGGCGGTGGCAAATCTGGGAGATGTCGGGCAAATTGACAGAAATACGCCCGTAATCGCCGTAGACTTTCCCAACGACGCCGATCTGGTGGATAACAAAAGCTGGAACAACTTTGTGACGACACCGGGAGAAATCGAGCGGTCCGCCGGGGTGACGTTCTTCAACTATCTGTCCGACGAAGTGCGAAGCGAATTACGGAGAGTTCGCTTCGACCCGACTAACACGCCTTTGGGAATGTCAAACGAAGACCCCAAGTCGCCCAGATAG
- a CDS encoding choice-of-anchor Q domain-containing protein translates to MTATFTLFEASETDYTGSNNLTTTVSPFVSISSAQLSPCSPAIDAGLNTANTTTIDLAGNQRLINGTIDMGAYEFQSNQNTFQRTWIGSLNSSWNEPGNWSPACLPTAADAVFINASPNDPIVGSGLSVHTGIITLNISVTLTVDNGGTLNVHGSGGALGNINMNSGILNQGGLIKYL, encoded by the coding sequence GTGACAGCCACTTTCACCCTTTTCGAGGCCTCGGAGACCGACTACACGGGTTCTAACAACCTCACTACGACGGTCAGCCCCTTCGTCTCCATCAGCAGTGCCCAGCTGAGTCCCTGCTCACCGGCCATCGACGCGGGTCTCAATACGGCCAACACTACTACCATCGACCTGGCAGGAAATCAGCGCCTGATCAACGGTACTATCGACATGGGGGCTTACGAATTTCAGAGCAATCAGAACACCTTTCAGAGAACCTGGATCGGCAGCTTAAACAGTAGCTGGAACGAACCCGGCAACTGGAGTCCGGCCTGCCTGCCTACCGCCGCCGATGCGGTATTTATAAATGCCTCCCCCAATGACCCAATCGTGGGGAGCGGCCTATCGGTTCACACGGGCATAATCACCCTCAATATCAGTGTCACCCTTACGGTGGATAATGGAGGAACGCTCAATGTGCATGGCAGCGGGGGGGCGCTAGGAAATATCAACATGAACAGTGGCATTCTCAACCAGGGGGGATTAATTAAGTATTTGTAA
- a CDS encoding right-handed parallel beta-helix repeat-containing protein, giving the protein MYNDSSSPTLTNCSFDSNASGTNGGAMHNADSSPSLSNCSFLNNAARNGNGGCVYNTSNSSPSLTNCLFLSNTANNGGGMYNFVSSNPILTNCSFLNNFVKNSGVSMANFSNSNPTLTNCVLFEDRGQNTIVNSGNSTLTATYSLFEATETDYTGSNNLTTTVSPFDSFTSAQLRFCSPAIDEGDDSANGTVTDLAGNPRKLRTIDMGAYEFQGAFSPYTATLSGGGTISLGGSANLIVTLSGGSDPYAVVYSDGSANATVPHYTSGANIPISPTVTTTYTLVSVEDRNDCVASTLSGSATVIVQTPPIRYVDANRPDDIGNGLSWAKAHKYLQTALTAAQSGDQIWVAQGTYKPTTSTTDRTKSFIMKEGVKIYGGFNSGQLNMTDRDTNPATNGTVLSGDINSDNALSGNSYHVIFNDQNGLSAAAVLDGFTVMGGNANGVSFPNNRGGGIFNFSSNPTLANCSFQGNSAEAGGGLYDRESAPTLNYCTFQSNYANEGGGIANFLNSSPILTNCSFHGNFAINAGGMFNRSGSSPTLTNCLFQSNSATSSGGAWPMFTAAPRLPIVLFKVILLIVVEGEYSTSLQA; this is encoded by the coding sequence GTGTACAACGATTCCAGTAGCCCCACGCTCACCAACTGTTCTTTTGATAGCAATGCCTCCGGAACCAATGGGGGGGCAATGCACAACGCCGATAGCAGCCCCTCACTTTCCAACTGCTCGTTTCTGAACAATGCCGCCCGTAACGGGAACGGAGGGTGCGTGTACAACACTTCCAACAGTAGCCCTTCGCTGACCAACTGCTTGTTTCTGAGCAATACCGCTAACAACGGGGGAGGAATGTACAACTTTGTCAGTAGTAATCCAATACTGACCAACTGCTCGTTTCTGAACAACTTCGTTAAAAATAGCGGGGTGAGCATGGCCAACTTTTCCAACAGTAACCCCACGCTAACCAACTGCGTACTGTTTGAAGATAGGGGGCAGAATACCATAGTTAATTCTGGAAACAGCACGCTGACGGCCACCTACAGCCTTTTCGAGGCTACGGAAACCGATTACACAGGTTCTAACAACCTCACTACGACGGTCAGCCCCTTCGACTCCTTCACCAGTGCCCAGCTGCGCTTTTGCTCGCCGGCCATCGACGAGGGCGACGACTCGGCCAATGGTACCGTCACCGATTTGGCGGGCAATCCGCGTAAGCTCAGAACCATAGACATGGGGGCTTACGAATTTCAGGGAGCATTCTCCCCGTACACGGCCACGCTTAGCGGCGGTGGTACGATTAGTCTGGGCGGCAGCGCCAATTTGATCGTGACACTCTCAGGCGGCAGTGATCCTTACGCGGTAGTTTACTCCGATGGCAGTGCTAACGCCACAGTCCCCCACTACACCAGCGGGGCCAACATCCCCATCAGCCCTACAGTCACGACGACCTACACGCTCGTGTCGGTGGAAGATCGTAACGACTGCGTGGCTAGTACGCTGTCGGGCAGCGCCACGGTCATAGTGCAGACTCCGCCAATCCGCTACGTGGACGCCAACCGCCCCGACGACATTGGCAATGGTCTGAGCTGGGCCAAGGCCCACAAGTACCTGCAAACCGCCCTGACCGCCGCCCAGTCTGGCGACCAGATCTGGGTGGCGCAGGGTACCTACAAGCCCACAACCAGTACTACCGACCGCACCAAATCTTTTATCATGAAGGAAGGTGTGAAAATTTACGGCGGCTTCAACAGTGGGCAGTTGAACATGACCGACCGCGATACAAATCCCGCCACTAACGGCACCGTTTTGAGTGGAGACATCAATAGTGATAATGCCTTGTCGGGAAATAGCTACCATGTTATTTTTAATGACCAAAACGGATTGTCCGCAGCGGCGGTGCTGGATGGGTTCACGGTCATGGGTGGGAATGCTAATGGTGTTTCTTTCCCCAATAATCGTGGAGGGGGCATTTTTAATTTTTCTAGTAACCCGACGCTGGCTAATTGCTCCTTCCAGGGTAATTCTGCCGAGGCAGGAGGGGGATTGTACGACCGGGAAAGTGCTCCTACGCTGAACTACTGTACTTTTCAGAGTAATTATGCCAATGAAGGAGGAGGAATAGCCAATTTTTTAAACAGCAGTCCTATACTGACCAACTGCTCTTTTCATGGTAATTTTGCTATTAATGCAGGAGGGATGTTCAATCGTTCCGGCAGCAGTCCTACACTAACCAACTGCTTATTTCAAAGTAATTCTGCTACTAGTAGTGGGGGGGCGTGGCCAATGTTTACAGCAGCCCCACGCTTACCAATTGTTCTTTTCAAGGTAATTCTGCTAATAGTAGTGGAGGGGGAATATTCAACCAGTCTGCAAGCCTGA
- a CDS encoding choice-of-anchor Q domain-containing protein, giving the protein MLTNCSFLNNTAYTNGGGMFNEGSSPTLTNCVLFGSGGQNTIFNFDINSTLTANYTLFEASESDYTGSNNLTTTASPFISTNSTELRSGSPAIDAGNNAAYNGPATDLAGNPRTVGGRIDMGAYEFQGTVPQTRYVNAARPNDNGDGLTWATARKYLQTALADAQSGDQIWVAQGTYKPTTVITDRLASFIMKEGVKIYGGFTSGQINLADRNTNPATNGTVLSGEIDNVNGLTGNSYHVVFNDQNGLTAAAVLDGFTIAGGNADGASSPNTFGAGMYNDASSPTLANCSFLNNSAGIGGASTTIIVAPRSPTVRFGIIMLISGGRVQRFQ; this is encoded by the coding sequence TTGCTTACTAACTGCTCTTTTCTGAATAATACCGCTTATACAAACGGGGGAGGGATGTTTAACGAAGGCAGTAGCCCCACACTCACCAACTGCGTATTGTTTGGCAGTGGGGGACAGAATACCATATTCAATTTCGATATAAATAGCACTTTAACGGCCAATTACACCCTTTTCGAGGCATCGGAATCCGATTATACAGGTTCCAACAACCTCACTACTACGGCCAGCCCATTCATTTCCACCAATAGTACCGAGCTAAGGTCCGGTTCACCCGCCATCGACGCGGGTAATAACGCAGCCTACAACGGCCCCGCCACCGATCTGGCGGGCAATCCCAGGACGGTTGGAGGCAGGATCGACATGGGGGCTTACGAGTTTCAGGGAACTGTCCCACAAACCCGCTACGTGAACGCCGCCCGCCCCAACGACAACGGCGACGGACTCACTTGGGCCACCGCCCGCAAGTACCTGCAAACCGCCCTGGCCGACGCCCAATCCGGCGACCAGATCTGGGTGGCGCAGGGTACCTACAAGCCCACGACCGTCATCACCGACCGCTTGGCCTCTTTTATCATGAAGGAGGGCGTGAAAATCTACGGCGGCTTCACCAGCGGTCAGATCAACCTGGCCGACCGCAATACGAATCCGGCCACCAACGGCACCGTACTTAGCGGGGAAATCGACAATGTCAACGGCCTAACCGGAAACAGTTACCACGTTGTTTTTAACGATCAAAACGGGTTGACCGCAGCGGCGGTGCTGGATGGGTTTACCATCGCGGGCGGGAATGCCGACGGAGCCTCATCTCCGAATACTTTCGGGGCAGGTATGTACAACGACGCCAGTAGCCCCACGCTGGCTAACTGCTCGTTTCTGAATAACTCCGCTGGTATTGGGGGGGCATCTACAACAATTATTGTAGCCCCACGCTCACCAACTGTTCGATTCGGAATAATTATGCTGATTTCGGGGGGGCGTGTACAACGATTCCAGTAG
- a CDS encoding right-handed parallel beta-helix repeat-containing protein: protein MYNTSSSPTLTNCSFLNNSANEIGGGIFNDFGSNPTLTNCSFLNNSAYLGGGMCNFNSNSPTLTNCSFLNNSADRAGGAYTTLTVVAPRSLTALF from the coding sequence ATGTACAACACTTCCAGTAGCCCCACGCTCACCAACTGTTCGTTTCTGAATAATTCCGCTAACGAAATCGGGGGAGGGATATTCAACGATTTCGGTAGTAACCCTACACTTACCAACTGCTCTTTCTTGAATAATTCTGCTTATCTGGGGGGGGGCATGTGCAACTTTAACAGTAATAGCCCCACGCTGACCAACTGCTCTTTTCTGAATAATTCTGCTGATCGCGCCGGGGGGGCATATACAACTTTGACAGTAGTAGCCCCACGTTCACTAACTGCACTTTTCTGA
- a CDS encoding M13 family metallopeptidase — protein MKQFLFFVLALFSAGAFSCVSAQNTNRVVLTGIDATKKPGDDFFTYANGMWYDSVQIPASQTGVGSYSFMNYPQRIRLQEILDSVSARRNTPGSIEQKVGDFYTSGMDMAAINKRGYEPIRPLLARIDAVTDVASLLKLVVEEQKVGDGSIIGLQIGPDNKRSTINIAQFSQTGIGLPERDYYFKTDSSTATIQKAYKKYLATLFELTGAGATAAEKNASVAYDLEKQLATAHKTNIERRDVKANYNKMAVSDLAQKQPTLRWTTLLSDLGLKVDSVNVRQPAYYDKLNAMLVSVPIEDWKIYLKANALTNYANYLSQPFVDASFAYAKILTGQAVKQTPAEEMTQAVDRSIGDALAQLYVKKYFPEAAKKRMKVLVANLEKAFEARINQLDWMSDSTKAKAKEKLYAFTEKIGYPDKWRDYSQVDVKRDAYFENRLAATKNEYLYSLAKVGRPVDRTEWHTTPPTVTAYNNPPLNEIVFPAGILQPPYFDVNADDALNYGGIGMVIGHEITHSFDDQGAQFDKVGNVTNWWKPEDYAKFKARTQQVIDQYNKFTVLDSVHVKGALTVGENTADIAGVAIAYDAFKLTEQGKSTTKLDGFTPDQRFFISIARIWRVKTRDEFLRMYVNTNPHSPAKWRVNGPLMNFTPFYKAFNVQPGDKMYKPESERIVVW, from the coding sequence ATGAAACAATTTTTATTTTTTGTGTTAGCCCTGTTTTCGGCCGGAGCTTTCAGTTGTGTTTCGGCACAGAATACCAACCGCGTAGTGCTGACGGGGATAGATGCCACCAAGAAACCGGGCGATGATTTTTTTACCTACGCCAATGGCATGTGGTACGATAGCGTCCAGATACCGGCCAGTCAGACGGGGGTAGGTTCGTATTCGTTTATGAACTACCCGCAGCGCATCCGGTTACAGGAAATTTTGGATAGCGTTTCCGCTCGCCGCAATACGCCTGGAAGCATCGAACAAAAGGTAGGCGATTTTTATACTTCGGGCATGGATATGGCGGCTATTAATAAGCGGGGGTATGAACCCATCCGGCCCCTGCTTGCCCGCATCGATGCCGTGACCGATGTGGCTTCGTTGCTGAAATTGGTGGTTGAAGAACAAAAAGTAGGGGATGGGTCCATCATCGGTTTACAGATCGGTCCCGACAACAAACGGAGTACGATCAACATTGCCCAGTTTTCGCAAACCGGGATTGGTTTGCCGGAACGGGATTATTATTTCAAGACCGATTCATCAACCGCCACGATTCAGAAAGCGTATAAAAAGTACCTCGCGACTCTGTTTGAATTGACCGGAGCCGGGGCGACGGCGGCGGAGAAAAACGCAAGCGTGGCCTATGACCTGGAAAAACAATTGGCAACCGCGCATAAAACCAATATCGAACGCCGGGACGTCAAGGCCAACTACAACAAAATGGCAGTCAGCGACCTGGCCCAGAAGCAACCTACCCTGCGGTGGACGACGCTGCTAAGCGACCTGGGTCTTAAGGTCGATTCGGTCAACGTAAGGCAGCCGGCCTATTATGACAAGTTGAATGCGATGCTGGTATCGGTACCCATCGAAGACTGGAAAATCTATTTGAAAGCCAATGCGCTGACCAACTATGCCAATTACCTGAGCCAGCCCTTTGTGGATGCGTCCTTTGCGTACGCCAAAATCCTGACCGGACAGGCGGTCAAACAGACCCCGGCCGAAGAAATGACACAGGCGGTGGATCGGTCGATCGGCGATGCGCTGGCCCAGTTGTACGTAAAAAAATATTTTCCGGAAGCGGCCAAGAAACGCATGAAGGTATTGGTAGCCAACCTGGAAAAAGCCTTTGAAGCCCGCATCAACCAGCTGGACTGGATGAGCGATTCGACCAAGGCCAAGGCGAAAGAAAAACTGTACGCCTTCACGGAGAAAATTGGGTACCCTGATAAATGGCGGGATTATTCGCAGGTGGATGTGAAGCGCGACGCCTACTTTGAAAACCGGTTGGCGGCCACGAAAAACGAGTACCTCTACAGCCTGGCGAAAGTAGGACGGCCGGTCGATCGGACGGAGTGGCATACAACCCCGCCCACGGTAACGGCCTATAACAATCCTCCGCTCAACGAAATCGTTTTTCCGGCGGGTATCCTGCAACCGCCCTATTTCGATGTGAATGCCGACGACGCATTGAACTACGGCGGCATCGGCATGGTGATCGGGCACGAAATAACGCATTCTTTTGACGACCAGGGGGCGCAATTCGATAAGGTAGGGAACGTGACCAATTGGTGGAAACCCGAAGACTACGCCAAATTCAAAGCCAGGACCCAGCAGGTAATCGACCAATACAACAAGTTTACCGTGCTCGACTCGGTGCACGTAAAAGGAGCCCTGACCGTGGGCGAAAACACCGCCGATATTGCCGGGGTCGCCATTGCATACGATGCCTTCAAACTGACCGAGCAGGGAAAGAGTACCACAAAACTGGATGGATTCACCCCCGATCAGCGTTTCTTTATCTCGATCGCCCGAATCTGGCGCGTCAAAACCAGGGACGAGTTTTTGCGCATGTACGTAAATACCAATCCGCACTCACCGGCCAAGTGGCGCGTGAACGGACCGCTGATGAATTTCACACCCTTCTACAAAGCCTTCAATGTGCAACCGGGCGACAAAATGTACAAACCCGAAAGCGAACGGATCGTCGTTTGGTAG
- a CDS encoding TonB-dependent receptor, producing MKKILAYLIFGILGTQTILFGQQAPIINATIAGTVLDARTSEKLPACSVVIKGTTNGAVTDANGEFSLVTGQKLPFTLVITYVGYQKKEITITGSPVEIRLEPQANELDDVLITSRRRQESSQEVPIPLTVIRGATAEDAGAFNVNRLKELVPTVQLYSSNPRNTTLNIRGLGSTFGLANDGIDPGVGFYVDGVYYARPAATTLDFIDIEQIEVLRGPQGTLFGKNTTAGAFNITTRSASFQPGASFEVSYGNYGYIQAKTSLTGPLSKKLAGRISFSGTQRNGLLHNVATQSSVNDLNNLGARGQLLYTPSENVRITLAADNSRQNPNGYAQVIAGVVTTQRAPYRQFNNIIADLNYALPSTNPFDRIIDHDTPWRSRSELGGVSLNVEAKVGGGTLTATSAWRYWNWDPSNDRDFTGLPVLTLSQAPSRHEQWTQEIRYTGHLTSRLSGVLGVFAIWQDLRTTPYQTEESGTAQWRFAQNSTSPLWRTPGLLDGYGIRTTSRLQSFGGAAFGQLDWSITDKLHLLPGIRFNYDQKEAAYNRQTYGGLPTHDPALLAIKNAVYSNQEFNVQVDEHNFSGQLTLAYKASKAVNAYATYANSYKPVGVNLGGLPTANGKVLIDLAKVKPEYVTHYEVGVKTRPLPQATLNFTVYNTDIQDYQIQVQTAELGVNRGYLANAERVRVTGAELDGNIRVNEHLSVNGAVAYTDGKYISFTNAPVPLEEVGGETAFKDVSGGALPGISRWSGSLGGEFSSSGKLINLKGRYFVALDTYYRSSFSSSPSPSRYLNIDGYALLNGRLGFRASNGVSVLVLARNVLNTNYFEQLLPASGNAGQYAAVLGDQRTFGVTLRYNF from the coding sequence ATGAAAAAGATTTTAGCATACCTAATTTTTGGCATTCTCGGCACCCAGACAATTCTTTTTGGCCAGCAGGCCCCCATCATCAATGCCACGATTGCAGGTACGGTGCTCGATGCCCGTACCAGTGAAAAGCTTCCCGCTTGCTCGGTAGTTATCAAGGGTACCACGAATGGAGCCGTGACCGACGCCAACGGCGAGTTCTCGCTCGTAACGGGTCAAAAGCTTCCTTTCACCCTGGTGATTACCTACGTGGGATATCAGAAAAAGGAAATTACGATTACGGGAAGTCCGGTGGAAATCAGGCTGGAGCCTCAGGCGAATGAGCTTGACGATGTACTGATTACCTCGCGGCGGCGGCAGGAATCGTCCCAGGAGGTACCTATCCCACTTACGGTCATTCGGGGGGCCACGGCGGAGGATGCCGGTGCTTTCAACGTCAACCGGCTCAAAGAGCTGGTACCTACCGTGCAACTGTACTCGTCCAATCCCCGCAATACTACCCTGAACATCCGCGGGCTGGGGTCTACCTTTGGACTTGCCAACGACGGAATTGATCCGGGGGTAGGGTTCTACGTCGATGGTGTGTACTACGCCCGTCCTGCCGCCACGACGCTTGATTTCATCGACATCGAGCAGATCGAAGTACTGCGGGGGCCGCAGGGTACCCTGTTTGGCAAGAACACCACGGCCGGGGCTTTCAATATTACCACCCGGAGTGCCAGCTTCCAGCCGGGAGCCAGCTTCGAGGTCAGCTACGGGAATTATGGGTACATCCAGGCCAAAACCTCCCTGACAGGTCCGTTGAGCAAGAAGCTGGCCGGACGTATATCCTTCTCCGGTACCCAGCGAAACGGCCTCCTCCACAACGTTGCGACGCAGAGTTCGGTCAATGACCTGAATAATCTGGGTGCCAGGGGACAATTGCTTTATACGCCCTCAGAAAATGTCAGGATTACCCTGGCGGCCGATAATTCCCGGCAAAATCCCAACGGCTACGCCCAGGTAATTGCCGGGGTGGTGACCACCCAACGAGCGCCTTACCGGCAATTCAACAACATCATCGCCGACCTGAACTACGCCCTGCCGAGCACCAATCCTTTCGATCGGATCATCGACCACGATACGCCCTGGCGATCCAGAAGTGAGCTAGGAGGCGTTTCACTCAATGTGGAAGCGAAGGTAGGTGGGGGTACCCTCACGGCCACCAGCGCCTGGCGGTACTGGAACTGGGATCCTTCTAACGACCGCGATTTTACGGGCCTACCGGTACTGACCCTTTCCCAGGCGCCTTCCCGCCATGAACAGTGGACGCAGGAAATCCGCTATACCGGACACCTGACATCCCGACTCAGTGGGGTACTGGGCGTATTTGCTATTTGGCAGGATTTAAGGACTACTCCCTACCAGACTGAAGAATCCGGTACTGCGCAGTGGCGGTTTGCCCAGAACTCTACCAGCCCGCTCTGGCGGACGCCCGGCCTCCTCGATGGGTACGGCATCCGCACTACCTCCCGTCTGCAATCGTTCGGTGGCGCTGCTTTCGGACAACTGGACTGGTCGATCACCGACAAATTGCACCTCTTGCCGGGTATCCGTTTCAACTACGACCAAAAAGAAGCGGCCTACAATCGGCAAACCTATGGGGGCCTGCCAACCCATGATCCGGCTTTGCTAGCTATCAAAAATGCGGTGTATTCCAATCAGGAATTTAACGTGCAGGTCGATGAGCATAATTTTTCGGGACAGCTGACTTTGGCTTACAAGGCCTCCAAAGCCGTGAACGCCTACGCTACCTACGCCAACAGCTACAAACCCGTGGGCGTCAACCTTGGGGGATTGCCTACCGCCAACGGAAAAGTACTCATCGACCTGGCCAAAGTAAAGCCCGAATACGTCACGCACTACGAGGTAGGAGTAAAAACCCGGCCGCTCCCGCAGGCAACGCTGAACTTTACGGTGTATAATACCGACATTCAGGATTACCAGATACAGGTTCAGACGGCCGAGCTGGGCGTAAACCGGGGGTACCTGGCCAATGCGGAGCGGGTGCGGGTCACAGGAGCCGAACTGGATGGAAATATCCGGGTGAATGAGCACCTTTCGGTCAACGGAGCGGTGGCTTACACGGACGGGAAGTATATTTCGTTTACCAATGCGCCCGTACCCCTGGAAGAAGTAGGCGGCGAAACTGCCTTCAAGGATGTCTCGGGCGGGGCGCTACCCGGCATATCCCGCTGGTCGGGCTCGCTGGGCGGGGAGTTTTCAAGCTCTGGTAAGTTGATTAACCTGAAAGGCCGCTATTTTGTCGCGTTAGATACCTACTACCGTTCCTCGTTTTCGTCGAGTCCTTCGCCTTCCCGGTACCTCAACATTGATGGGTATGCGCTCCTGAACGGGCGGCTTGGTTTTCGGGCTTCCAATGGTGTGTCGGTGTTGGTTTTGGCTCGTAATGTGCTGAATACAAATTATTTTGAGCAATTGTTGCCCGCCTCGGGAAACGCCGGACAGTACGCGGCGGTTTTGGGCGATCAAAGGACCTTTGGGGTTACGCTCCGCTATAATTTTTGA